A single genomic interval of Desulfolucanica intricata harbors:
- a CDS encoding AAA family ATPase: protein MRIINIHINGFGIYNNFDLLDLSPGLNILEGPNEAGKSTLMAFIRSVLFGFIDRRSSENRYEPVSGGRHGGKLTIEDQRGLRYIVERSPGGAAGRVTVYMPDYSAAGEAVLQGILGGISRTLYKNVFAFGLDELQRLETLQNDEVSGYIYSAGMGVGDVSLVDVEKRLKAKTELLFKSGGQRPKINALLKKLDNIQTKILKLQEIPGEYTRLRKEMQKVEIKLEQHRVKLESVRDLINRAEKAVQVREPYSRLVQVRAALSQLPQIDNFPENGVERLDKLDEKLAELVTLLEEKTKRLQKLKEFLKDLYLNQHLLEQSVDIEILFEERRLFLENYNKLTGFQLAAAVASKEAERCLKLLGPGWSEDKVQEFELSVGVQERIRFYREGFRDLNDRIKEEQFSFFELQRSKEKCQLELNEALRLLKEFQVPPPPTTESVEVREIALTRLQTGQNRLLHLEQDLRHLSDRRIDLQEQQDRLKKDRKYSNPQKHTMVFLAALLLCGGMGIFYYIKDRSPITLAFVLFFVSSCITLFFYLRKNSTQKKQMLDNEILVLQEKLDRLESQFKALQLNLAREHQEVRSAALTCLGQEQPGPEEIAAACRNLEMEKRALQQRDHLEKSLTAKKNELSRFEELVNRSEQSLSFVQSKLTNLRTDWNNFLTSLGLVQEISVESLEELLHIIEKAQAVFDNKYKVINNLNNVELKIDDYVTRVNRVLESCGYPKVSREKVGSEVIRLNEELKAARLAREQKKYSEEEINSLGLDITNLKLRIEKLKQEQENLLAAGGARDPEEFRKFAAWYEERKQLLAEKIHFENTLQMLAGTGEKLKDLINDLKTRDGDETRKFLVKLQQEYKELDKSLSVYSDQKGRLAQKIADLENSDELAELMLIKETLLAELADLAREWGVSQICFKLLNLARERYERERQPSVLKKASGYFRTLTGGKYRGVMVPLGEKHLEVIRADSTQLKTTELSRGTAEQLYLAMRFALVREYAGRVTSLPVIMDDILVNFDPKRLQAAVRAISTLAQEHQILFFTCHPHIARLLAGQNPDANYINLSNLT, encoded by the coding sequence ATGCGGATTATTAATATTCATATTAACGGTTTTGGAATCTACAATAACTTTGATTTATTGGACTTATCTCCGGGTCTAAATATATTGGAAGGTCCTAATGAAGCAGGAAAGTCTACTTTAATGGCTTTTATCCGGTCTGTTTTGTTTGGTTTTATTGACCGGCGCAGTAGTGAAAACCGGTATGAACCTGTTAGCGGAGGGAGACATGGTGGTAAGCTGACCATAGAAGACCAAAGGGGGTTGCGCTATATCGTAGAGCGCTCTCCGGGAGGGGCAGCAGGTAGGGTTACGGTGTATATGCCGGATTACTCCGCAGCCGGAGAGGCAGTTTTGCAGGGCATATTGGGTGGGATATCCCGTACATTATACAAAAATGTTTTTGCCTTTGGACTGGATGAACTTCAACGCCTGGAAACCTTGCAGAATGATGAGGTAAGCGGCTATATTTATAGCGCGGGAATGGGTGTTGGTGATGTATCCCTCGTAGACGTGGAAAAAAGATTAAAAGCAAAGACAGAACTACTATTTAAGAGTGGCGGCCAGCGTCCTAAAATCAATGCTTTATTGAAAAAGTTAGATAATATTCAGACTAAAATTCTAAAACTGCAAGAGATTCCGGGTGAATATACCCGGCTTAGAAAAGAAATGCAGAAAGTGGAAATAAAACTGGAACAGCATCGGGTTAAATTAGAATCAGTGCGTGATTTAATTAACCGGGCTGAAAAAGCGGTGCAGGTTAGGGAACCCTATTCACGATTAGTTCAGGTACGAGCTGCCCTATCGCAGCTACCCCAAATAGATAATTTTCCTGAGAACGGAGTAGAACGGTTAGACAAGCTGGATGAAAAATTGGCAGAGTTGGTAACATTATTGGAAGAAAAAACAAAACGTTTGCAGAAGTTGAAGGAATTTTTGAAAGATCTTTATCTTAATCAACATCTTCTGGAACAAAGTGTGGATATAGAAATACTTTTTGAGGAGCGGCGCTTATTTCTGGAAAATTATAATAAATTGACCGGTTTCCAGTTAGCTGCAGCTGTGGCTTCTAAAGAGGCAGAGCGCTGTTTGAAATTGTTGGGACCGGGATGGTCGGAAGATAAAGTACAGGAGTTTGAACTGTCTGTTGGAGTGCAAGAAAGAATAAGGTTTTACCGGGAAGGTTTTCGTGACCTTAATGACCGGATTAAAGAGGAACAGTTTAGTTTTTTTGAACTTCAGCGTTCAAAAGAAAAATGCCAGCTGGAACTGAATGAAGCCCTCCGGTTATTAAAAGAATTTCAGGTACCTCCACCACCTACAACCGAATCGGTGGAAGTTCGTGAAATAGCTTTGACTCGTTTGCAGACCGGACAAAACCGTTTATTACATCTTGAACAGGATTTACGACACCTGTCTGACCGGAGAATAGATTTGCAAGAACAGCAGGATAGATTAAAAAAAGATAGAAAGTATTCGAACCCCCAAAAACATACTATGGTATTTTTAGCTGCGTTATTACTATGTGGTGGAATGGGTATATTTTATTATATTAAAGACCGAAGTCCTATAACATTAGCCTTTGTTCTTTTTTTTGTATCTTCTTGTATTACGCTATTTTTTTACTTAAGGAAAAACAGCACCCAAAAGAAACAAATGCTGGATAATGAAATACTGGTATTGCAAGAAAAACTTGACAGGTTGGAAAGTCAGTTTAAGGCATTACAATTAAATTTAGCGCGCGAGCATCAGGAAGTAAGGTCTGCAGCTTTAACATGCCTTGGACAGGAGCAGCCGGGACCGGAAGAAATTGCTGCTGCGTGCCGTAACTTAGAGATGGAAAAACGGGCCTTGCAGCAAAGGGACCACTTAGAAAAGTCACTGACCGCTAAAAAAAATGAATTATCCCGGTTCGAGGAGTTAGTAAACAGAAGTGAACAGTCTTTGTCCTTTGTTCAGTCAAAACTAACAAACTTAAGGACAGACTGGAATAATTTTTTAACCTCGCTTGGACTGGTGCAGGAAATATCTGTAGAGAGCTTAGAAGAATTGCTTCACATCATCGAGAAGGCTCAAGCTGTTTTTGACAATAAATATAAAGTTATAAATAACTTAAACAATGTGGAACTGAAAATAGATGACTATGTGACCCGTGTAAATCGTGTATTAGAATCTTGCGGCTATCCGAAAGTAAGCCGTGAAAAGGTTGGTTCGGAAGTTATAAGGTTAAATGAAGAACTTAAAGCAGCTCGCTTAGCCCGGGAGCAAAAAAAATATTCTGAGGAGGAAATTAATAGTTTGGGATTGGATATTACCAATCTAAAATTAAGAATAGAAAAACTTAAACAGGAGCAGGAGAATTTACTTGCTGCCGGGGGAGCCCGGGATCCGGAAGAGTTTAGAAAATTTGCTGCTTGGTATGAAGAACGTAAACAGTTATTGGCCGAAAAAATACATTTCGAAAATACTTTGCAAATGCTGGCCGGGACAGGGGAAAAGCTGAAAGATCTTATAAATGATTTAAAGACCAGGGACGGGGATGAAACACGGAAGTTTCTGGTTAAATTACAACAAGAATACAAAGAACTCGATAAAAGCCTGTCCGTTTACTCAGATCAGAAGGGGCGCCTGGCTCAAAAGATAGCCGATTTGGAAAATAGTGATGAACTGGCTGAATTAATGCTTATTAAGGAAACCTTACTGGCTGAGTTAGCCGATTTGGCTCGGGAGTGGGGAGTGAGTCAAATCTGTTTTAAGCTCTTAAATTTGGCCCGGGAACGTTATGAGCGTGAGCGCCAGCCATCAGTTCTAAAAAAAGCTTCGGGCTACTTTAGAACTCTCACCGGAGGGAAATATCGTGGGGTTATGGTTCCGCTCGGTGAAAAACACCTGGAGGTTATACGAGCAGATTCCACACAATTAAAAACAACTGAATTAAGTAGGGGTACAGCTGAACAGCTTTATCTTGCTATGCGTTTTGCTCTGGTTAGAGAATATGCCGGGCGGGTGACATCTTTACCGGTAATTATGGATGATATCTTGGTAAATTTTGATCCAAAACGTTTGCAGGCTGCTGTGAGAGCTATCAGTACCTTGGCTCAAGAGCACCAGATTTTATTTTTTACTTGCCACCCGCATATAGCCCGGCTGTTAGCAGGACAAAATCCTGATGCTAATTATATAAATCTT